One part of the Moraxella sp. FZFQ2102 genome encodes these proteins:
- a CDS encoding DASS family sodium-coupled anion symporter codes for MTQTTQQELDFTLRTDFQHDDNSTPPSGKVRNDAIKGIVITAIAAIVAYFLSSALPFEPLANKGLALATFIGILWLTEAIHVTATAILVPLLAIFIGIPEFDTKKALTSFADPIIFVFFGGFALAATLHVQKLDRKIAFGLINLAGGHLGRAVIMMFAVTAGLSMWISNTATAAMMLPLAIGILTSVDETKDRNTFIFVLLGIAYSASIGGLGTMVGSPPNAIAAKELDIGFSEWMGFGLPMMLVMMPLLLGMMYLVLRPKLNQKIVMVEQEKIEWTLPRILTMVIFAITALSWIFGKQLGEMFAFKQPDTVVALFAAVAVLLLGLVSWKQVSDNTDWGVLMLFGGGIALSDIMKNTGASEVLGQSISVALSGASPLLVIFVIAAFIIFLTEFTSNTASAALLVPLFAPIGVQLGLPPEVLIMVIGIGASCAFMMPVATPPNAIVMGTGHVKQRDMMKVGWWLNLVAIVVVTIWAYVFLA; via the coding sequence ATGACACAGACAACTCAACAAGAGTTGGATTTCACATTACGCACCGACTTTCAGCATGATGATAACAGCACGCCGCCATCAGGCAAAGTGCGTAACGACGCCATCAAAGGCATCGTCATCACTGCCATCGCAGCGATTGTTGCCTATTTTCTATCGAGCGCATTGCCGTTTGAGCCGCTTGCAAACAAGGGTTTGGCATTGGCGACATTCATCGGTATCTTGTGGCTGACTGAAGCCATTCATGTGACAGCGACGGCAATCTTGGTGCCGCTGCTTGCAATCTTTATCGGCATTCCAGAATTTGACACCAAAAAAGCCCTAACCAGCTTTGCTGATCCGATCATTTTCGTCTTCTTCGGTGGCTTTGCGCTTGCGGCGACTTTGCATGTGCAAAAGCTTGACCGCAAGATTGCTTTTGGCTTGATTAACCTTGCAGGTGGTCACTTGGGCCGTGCGGTGATCATGATGTTTGCCGTGACTGCAGGTCTGTCAATGTGGATCAGTAACACCGCGACTGCCGCGATGATGCTGCCACTTGCCATTGGTATCCTAACTTCTGTTGATGAGACCAAAGATCGCAATACCTTTATCTTTGTGCTATTGGGTATCGCTTATTCTGCATCGATCGGTGGCTTGGGTACGATGGTTGGTTCACCGCCGAACGCCATTGCTGCCAAAGAGCTGGACATTGGCTTTAGCGAGTGGATGGGCTTTGGTCTGCCGATGATGCTCGTGATGATGCCGCTGCTGCTAGGCATGATGTATCTGGTACTGCGCCCGAAGCTGAACCAAAAAATTGTGATGGTTGAGCAAGAGAAAATCGAATGGACATTGCCACGCATCCTTACAATGGTTATTTTTGCTATCACTGCGCTAAGCTGGATTTTTGGTAAGCAATTGGGCGAGATGTTCGCGTTCAAACAGCCTGATACTGTGGTCGCATTATTCGCTGCAGTGGCTGTATTGCTGCTAGGTCTGGTCAGCTGGAAACAAGTCTCGGACAACACCGACTGGGGCGTATTGATGCTGTTCGGTGGTGGTATCGCACTGTCTGACATCATGAAAAACACTGGTGCGTCAGAAGTACTGGGTCAAAGCATTTCAGTGGCTTTGTCAGGCGCATCACCGCTATTGGTTATCTTTGTGATTGCTGCATTCATCATCTTCTTGACCGAGTTCACCAGTAACACAGCTTCGGCAGCACTGCTTGTGCCATTGTTCGCACCGATCGGTGTGCAGCTTGGTCTGCCACCTGAAGTGCTGATCATGGTCATCGGTATCGGTGCATCGTGTGCCTTTATGATGCCTGTGGCGACACCGCCGAACGCGATCGTGATGGGTACAGGTCATGTCAAGCAGCGCGATATGATGAAGGTCGGCTGGTGGCTGAACCTAGTTGCCATCGTCGTCGTCACCATCTGGGCGTATGTGTTCTTGGCATAA
- the xseB gene encoding exodeoxyribonuclease VII small subunit gives MSTPETFKDAYHILKKNADHLERSDELDIDNLVAIVEESLAAYKVCQARIDAVETALQSAFTNAEVGDTKTDA, from the coding sequence ATGAGCACCCCAGAGACTTTCAAAGACGCTTATCACATCTTGAAAAAAAACGCCGATCACCTTGAGCGATCGGACGAATTAGACATTGACAACTTAGTCGCCATTGTCGAAGAATCATTGGCGGCATATAAGGTTTGTCAAGCGCGCATTGATGCGGTTGAGACCGCCTTACAATCCGCCTTTACTAATGCTGAAGTTGGCGATACCAAAACTGATGCTTGA